A segment of the Asinibacterium sp. OR53 genome:
TCTCCATTTTAATTGTGATAACCTTGTTTTTTGTCACTTTCCGCAATTGGGTAAAGCAGAAAAAGCTTTCCGAAATGAAATCTGATTTCATCAATAATATTACGCACGAATTACATACCCCACTGGCCACAATTATTGTAGCCAACAAAAACCTGCAGAATGGCCGTATCCTGGAAAGAAAAGAAAACATACAGCCGCTGACCGATGTGATCCAGCGGCAATCGGAGCGCCTGAAAATTTTGATCGACGAAGTGCTGGACATTGCTTCCACCAACAGGATCGCACTGGATGAAAAAGAATACCGGCTGAATGACCTGCTGGATGAATTGTTGCTGGATTACCGGTTGAAATTAATGGATACCAATATAGAACTGGTATTTCACAAAGAGACCGATAAGGACCTGGTAAGGTTTGATAAATTTCATTTCACCACCATGCTGCTCAATATTTTTGATAATGCGGTGAAGTATAATTCCAATGAAATTAAAAAGCTCGCCGTTACCACTCGTGCAGACCGACACGGAGATCTTCAGGTGCTGATCCAGGATAATGGAGTAGGCATCAGCAGCGAGGATATTAAACACGTTTTCGAAAAGTTTTACCGGGCCCCCGATCAATATAAAATGCAGAGCAAGGGATTGGGACTTGGACTTTATTATGTAAAAAAGATCATCGACGCACACGGATGGAGTATCCGGGTGGACAGCAAGCCGTCTAAAGGCAGCCAGTTCATCATTACCATCCCTCATTCAAACAAGTGAACATGAAGCCGAGGATATTATTAGTGGAAGATGAAACCGATCTGGGCAATGTGGTGAAGCAGTACCTGGAAGTAATGGACTTTCATGTTGATTGGTGTAAGAACGGCAGCGAAGCCTATTCCTTATTCAGGACAGCAACCGATAACCATGACTTGTTGCTGATTGATGTGGGCTTACCTGGTATGGATGGATTTGAACTGGCAGAGTTGGTTACCCATACAAGAAAAGACGTGCCCTTTCTTTTTTTAACGGCGAGGAACGAGAAATCAGACCGGCTGCACGGACTCAAGATCGGCGCCGATGATTACATCGTAAAGCCATTTGATATTGAAGAAATGGTGTTACGGATCAGGAATATCCTGAAACGAAAATATCCGGGAAATACAACACCGCCTCATGCTGTTATTGCTATTGGGAATACCCGGTTTCACAAAGACCAGATGAAACTAATAGTGGGAAATGAAAAAGAGATCATCCTCACCGAACGTGAATCGGAATTGCTGGATTATTTATTTAAAAACGCCGACCGTATCATCAAGCGTGAAGAAATATTGACCCAACTCTGGGGCGAGAACGATTATTTCCTGGGCAGGAGCCTGGATGTATTTATTTCCAGGTTGAGAAAATACCTGGGGTCCAGCGACCTGGTGAGCATTACCAATATATACGGTGTAGGCTTTGTATTCAATACCATGCCGCCAAAAGGGTAAGCAGCTGCTTACGCCTCCATATCCAGTAATTTTTCAAAAAGAGCTTCGTATTCTTTGTTCAACGATTCGAAATGCGCCGTCGTCTTTTTGTACTCTGTTTCCAACGCCAGGAACTTTTGATGGTCGGTATAATTGGCAGGATTGCCCAGGGCTTCTTCCAGTTTCTGTTTGTCTTCCTTGGCCTTATTCAGTGCCGATTCCAGGTTACTGAGTTTTCGCTGCTGTTTTTGTAATTCTTTTTGTTGTTCCCTGTCGGGCGAAGGCTTGGCAGGCGTTTGTGCAATAACTACAGGCTGCTCAACCGCTTTGGGTGGTTCCTGCTCTTGTTTTTTCTTGGCCATCCTTTCATTCCAGGCCACCCATTCGTCGTATCCGCCTTTGAATTCTTTGATCTCGTGGTCTACGATCTCCCAGATCTTGTTGGCGGTTTTAGAAATGAAATAACGGTCGTGGCTCACCAGTATGTAACTGCCTTCGTATTTATTCAAAGCCTCTGCCAGCAATTCAACAGAATGCATATCGAGGTGGTTGGTAGGTTCGTCGAGGATCAGGAAATTGGCTTTGCTCACAATGGTTTTAGCGAGCGCTACACGCGCTTTCTCGCCACCGCTCAATACTTTGATTTTTTTCTCTACATCGTCGCCGCCGAAAAGAAAAGCGCCGAGCAGGCTGCGCAGTTCCATATCTGTTTTTTGACTGCCACACTGCTGTAATTCTTCGAGGATATTATTGCCGAGGGTAAGGGCTTCCAGTTGGTGCTGTGCATAAAAACTTTCTTCCACGTTATGTCCCCATACGCGTTCACCGGTAAATGGTTCCGTGCCTGCAATCATGCGTAATACAGTAGACTTACCCTTTCCGTTAGCGCCGATCAGGGCAATCTTATCGCCCCTGTCTATTTCGGCACCGGTATGCGATACAATGTTCAGCTTGCCAAAGCTTTTACTTACATCTTTGAGGGTGACTAATATTTTACCAGGCACTTTCTCCAACTGGAAATTGATGCGCAGATCGGGACGTTCCAATTGAACGTCCTCAATTTTTTCCAGTTTGTCCAGTCGCTTTTGCACACTCTGTGCCTGCGCGGCCTTACTGGCTTTTGCCTTGAATCGTTCAATGAATCGTTCCTGCTGCCTGATATAGTCCTGCTGGTTTTCAAATGCCTTTTGCTGCATTTCTATGCGGATGGTTTTCTCCTGCTCATAGAAATCATAATCGCCGCTATAAATATGCAGTTGGCGCTGGTAGAGCTCCACGATTTTGTTCACCATCCGGTTGAGGAAAATTTTATCGTGGCTCACGATCACCACGCTGCCCTGATAATGCAGCAAATATTTCTCCAGCCATTCGATAGAAGGGAGGTCGAGGTGGTTGGTAGGTTCATCGAGTAAGAGCACATCGGGCTGCTGCAGGATCATCTTGGCCAGCAGTACGCGCATACGCCATCCTCCGCTGAATTCCTTGTAAGGCCTTACCAGGTCTTCATTGCCGAATCCCAATCCGTGCAGTACTTCTTCTGCTTTATGATGAATATTATATCCATCCAACACGTCCATCTCGTGCAGGCTATCGGTATATTTCAATAATAGTGTTTCATTCTCCGGATCTTTTTCCAGTTCATGTCCCAATGTCTCGATCTCTTTTTCGAGTTGCCTTACTCTTTCAAAAGCGCCCAGGGCCACTTCTGTGATGGAATCGTTGGTATCGAAACTCAACAGGTCCTGGTGCAGGTATCCGATGGTGGTATCTTTTCCTTTTTCTACATTGCCTTTTGAAGGAGTATATTCTCCCACTAATAATTTGAGCAGGGTAGATTTACCCGTGCCATTATAGCCGATCAGGCCAATGCGGTCGCCCGGCTGTATATGCCAGGTGGCATCTTCTACAATTATACGTGCTCCAAATTCGAAAGTGAGGTTCTGAAAGCCTATCAGCATTGTTTATACGGTATTTTGAGGGGGCAAAGTTAATGCTGTGGCCTGTATTCCACCACAACCTTTGCATTTCGTTGTTCGGTTGAGGTGAGGAATATCTCGTAACGCTTCTGAGATTTGCCCATGGTAACCACCATCAGGGCTGTATTGGGAGGGATATCGCCCAGGTTTTCTGCCACGATCACAAATTCGTGGCGGTTATCGGTGGCATTGCATTTTGTTTTATATGTGATGGCCGAATAACTCAACCTGCCATTGCTCACTACCAGTTTATTGTTGTGGTAAAGAGAAATGGTATCGTTGTCAATGGTGCCATTGTCGTACAGGTCGATCCTGATCTCTTCATCACCGCAATACAATGTTTTCACCAATTTGTTCTCACGCTCCAGTAATACACGCGGAACCGGTGTTTTGTTGGCGATGAGTTCACGCGGGTGATGGATGCCCGTATCAGCTTTCCAACTGTGTGCAATGGCGTTATCGGCATGCTCGATGGGTTTGATGGGCGCAGCTGATTTAGGACTGGCCGGTTTCGACTGCTGCACGGTAGCGCCGGGTTTTTTAACAGCAGGCGGGTGGGTTGGGTTGGTCTTGGATTTTGCAAGCGGGACATGCGCTTTGGGCGCTTCTGGTTTTTTCTTCAGCAGAAAATCCTCTTTGGTGAAGTCTGAAGTGGCTACTTTCTCCAGGTACACTTCACCGCTGCCGCAATCTGATTTGTTCGATGAGCTTTCTGAAATAAACGTACCCTGTAATACTTCCAGCTTGCCTATTTTGGAGTAGTCGAGGTAGCAGGTCATGAGACAGGGTGCACTGCCCTGGTCGATCTTCAGCTCCAGTATTTTGGTTTCCTTGAGGAGCAGGGATTTTGACTGGTAGGTGAAAATACCCTGCAAACCTGTTTTGGCATAGAACACAGATGTCTTATAAGAATAGGTAACACCCTTAACGGCATTATTGGGAAGCTGCTCTATCTGGATCTCGTATTTGTACATCTCTTTCCGCTGGAATTCACGTAGCGTACTGCCAGTGGAAGTGAAATACCCCCTCCAGATACCGGTCAGGTGCTGTGCGTCAGCAGAAAAGCCAGAAACCAGGAAAAATAAAAGCGTAGAGATCCATCTCATTACCACAAAACTAATAAGGCAAAATAGTGTAAGCTGATAATAAAGCGTTAAAAGAAAACTCACCGCTTTCCTGTACTTTTGCATTCCTTATGATAAATATCAGTTTTCCGGATGGCGCTGTACGGGAGTATGAGGCAGGGGTTTCGGCATTGGATATCGCCAAATCGATCAGTGAAGGACTGGCCAGGAAAGTGCTGGCTGCGAGTGTGAACGGACAGGTGTGGGATGCTACGCGACCCATTTACCAGGATGCGTCGTTGAAATTACTGACCTGGGACGATGCCGACGGAAAAAATACATTCTGGCATTCTTCTGCTCACCTCCTGGCTGAAGCAGTGGAAGCTTTGTACCCCGGCGTAAAATTCTGGGTAGGCCCGGCGCTGGATAAGGGATTCTATTATGATATGGACCTGGGTGGCAGGCAAATGGGCGAAGAGGACCTGGCAAAGCTGGAACAGAAAATGAATGAGCTGGCCAAGAAGGGCAGCCAGTATATCCGCAAAGAGATCAGCAAGAAAGACGCCATTCAATATTTTACAGAGAAGGGCGATGAATACAAACTCGACCTCCTGCAAGGATTGGAAGATGGAAATATCACTTTCTATACACAGGGCGATTTTACCGATCTCTGTCGCGGGCCGCATATACCCAACACGGGTTTCATCAAAGCAATAAAGCTTACCAATGTATCCGGCGCTTACTGGAAGGGTGATGAAAAGAACAAGATGCTTACCCGTGTGTATGGTATCAGTTTCCCTAACCAGAAAGAGCTCGACGAATACCTGCAGATGCTGGAAGAAGCGAAGAAAAGAGATCACCGGAAGCTGGGTAAAGAGCTGAGCATTTATACGATGAACGATGATATCGGCCAGGGGCTGATCCTTTGGATGCCCAATGGTACCGTGATTATTGAAGAGTTGGAGAAACTGGCGAAGGAAACAGAATCGGAAGCCGGCTATAAGCGTGTGGTAACACCGCATATTGCCAAAGAGAATTTGTACCTCACCAGCGGACACCTGCCTTATTATGCAGATAGCATGTATCCGCCCATGGAACTGGAAGGAGAGCGCTATTATCTCAAGGCGATGAACTGTCCGCATCACCACAAAATATTCGATGCCGAACCCAAAAGCTACCGCGATCTTCCGTATCGTATAGCTGAATATGGAACCTGTTACCGTTATGAGCAAAGTGGTGAATTGTTCGGACTGATGCGCGTGCGTTGTCTGCACATGAACGATGCACATATCTATTGTTCCAAGGAGCAGTTCAAGCAGGAGTTCCAGGCGGTGAATGATATGTACCTGAAGTATTTCAAAATATTCGGTATTGAGAAATATGTGATGCGGCTTTCGCTGCACGACCCCGCGAAGCTGGGAGAGAAATATGTGAACGAGCCGGAGCTGTGGAAAGAAACCGAAGAAATGGTTCGTAAGGTATTGATCGAAACGGGTGTTCCTTATGTAGAGGTAAAGGGTGAGGGTGCTTTCTACGGACCTAAGATCGATGTACAGATATGGAGCGCTATTGGAAGAGAGTTTACCCTGGCTACCAACCAGGTGGATTTCGCACAACCACGCCGTTTTAAATTATCGTTCACCAATACGAACAACGAGCCCGAAATTCCCCTGGTCATTCACCGGGCGCCGTTGGGAACCCATGAGCGTTTCATTGGCTTCCTGCTGGAACATTATGCAGGCAAATTCCCTGTATGGCTGGCGCCGTTGCAGGTGAAGCTCCTGCCTATCAGCGATAAGTTCATGGACTATGCGGTTTCAGTTAAAAATCAATTGGGAAAAGCAGGCGTAAGGGTAGAGATCGATGACAGGAATGAAAAGATAGGTAAGAAGATACGCGATACAGAACTGATGAAAGTGCCGTATATGCTGGTAGTAGGGGAGAAAGAAGCCAATGAACAGAAATTGTCGGTGCGCAGACAGGGTAAGGGCGATATGGGCGTTTTTGATGTGCAGGCCTTTATAGACCTGGTATCAATAGAAATTCGGGAACGTAAATCGGGCGAGTAGTCGTCAATATCTATATCTTTAACAAAAAAACAGAATTATTCACTAAACAAGTTTTAATGGCATTACCACCAAGAGGGGGCGGAAGATTCAACCCCAGGTTTAACAGGCAACCGGAGCCTGAACATCGTATCAACGAGAGAATCCGGGTACCGCAGGTGCGTTTGGTTGGAGATAACGTAACTGTGGGTGTTTATTCAACCCAGGAAGCATTGAAGATTGCAAAAGATCAGGAGCTTGACCTGGTTGAAATATCTCCGACAGCAGATCCTCCGGTTTGTAAGGTAATCGACTATAAAAAATTCCTTTACGAGAAGAAGAAGAAGGAAAAAGAGATGAAGGCTAATTCCAAGCAGAGCGAGGTAAAAGAAATCCGCTTTACGCCTGGAACCGATGACCATGATTTCGACTTCAAAGCCAAGCATGCAGAAAAATTCCTCAAAGAAGGTAATAAAGTAAAAGCCTATGTACAGTTCAAGGGACGTGCCATCATGTTCCAGGACAGGGGGCAGTTGTTGCTACTGAAATTCGCCGAAAGGCTGGCTGAGGCCGGTGCACTGGAAAGCATGCCCAAACTGGAAGGCAAGCGTATGTTCGCCATCTTCACTCCTAAAACAGGAAAGAAAAAATAAGCTGATAATCAGTTGATTAGATAGGATGGTTGCGGAAAATAATCTTTCTGCAACCATTTTTCGTTATAAAACCTTACCTTTGCAACCCATTTCCCACATGGCTCAACAAGTGTTCCGTCTGTACGGAGCCGCCAGCAGGGTATAATCTAAGCAGATTATTAACATGCCAAAGGTAAAAACAAACTCCAGCGCCAAGAAGCGCTTCAAGGTGACCGGCAGCGGTGAGATCACCTTCCAGAAAGCATTCAAACGTCACATCCTTACCAAAAAATCTAAAAAGCGTAAAAGAGCCCTGCGCAAAAAAGGCGTTGTTGGAGATACCAACAAAGACTTCGTTTTACGTTTGTTGCGTTTGAAAGGTTAATCAGTAAACTAATTTTAAATTACCGGTCCGGGTACAACCGGACTTAAAATAAAGACACCATGCCACGTTCCGTAAATGCAGTAGCATCAAGAGCAAGGAGGAAAAGAGTCCTCAAACAGGCCAAGGGCTTCTATGGTAAGCGCAAAAATGTGTATACCGTAGCCAAGAATATTGTAGAAAAAGGTATGACCTACAGTTATGTAGGCCGTAAATTGAAAAAGCGCGAATACCGCCAGTTGTGGATCGCGCGTATCAATGCAGCCGTTAGGGCGGAAGGACTGACCTACAGCCAGTTTATCAACAAACTCAGCACCAAAGGTATTGAGTTGAACCGCAAAGTATTGGCCGACCTGGCCATGAATGAGCCTGCCAGCTTCAAAACCCTGGTTGACTCTGTAAAATAAGCGAATAACAACAGCTATATAAACCGGGAGGCGGGCTAACGCTGCTTCCCGGTTTTTTTGTGCAGAAAATTGAACAAACTATTATTTTTGTGCAATTTTAAAATTAGCAACATCCCGTTCACAGTCTAACTACTTACCCATCAATGAACAATAGCTACACCTCGCTGGTGAACCAAACCTTCCATTTCCCGCAAGATGGATTTGATGTTAATGACGATGGTTACCTGCAATTCAATGAGCTCGATCTCAAAGCACTGATAGCAAAGTACGGCACGCCCATGAAGCTGACCTACCTGCCCAAGATCGGTATGCAAATCAACAAGGCCAAGCAGATGTTTGCCCACGCGTTCAAGAAACACAAATACGAGGGCGACTATTTTTATTGTTATTGTACCAAGAGTTCGCATTTTTCTTTTGTGGTGGAGGAAGCGCTCAAACACAATATACACCTGGAGACTTCTTTCGCTTACGATATCGAGATCGTGAACCGCCTTTACGAGCGCAGGAAGATCAACAAAGAAACTTTTATCATTTGTAACGGCTACAAGCAGAAATCGTATACATCGCGTATTGCCAAGCTCATCAATTCGGGCTTTAAAAATGTAATTCCCATCCTGGATAATAAAGACGAGCTTACTGCGTATAAAAGAAGCGTTAAACAACCGTTCCGCCTGGGTATCCGCGTGGCTGCAGAAGAAGAGCCCACCTTTCCTTTTTATACCTCGCGCCTGGGTATCCGTGCCAAAGACATTCTGGAATTTTATGTAGATGAGATAGAAGGATATGAAGATAAGTTCCAGTTGAAAATGCTGCACATTTTCCTCAACAAAGGCATCAAAGATGATATCTATTACTGGTCGGAGCTGAACAAGATCATCAACCTGTATTGCCAGTTGAAGAAGATATGTCCGGAGTTGGATTCTATCAACATCGGTGGCGGTTTCCCCATCAAACACTCACTGGGCTTTGAATACGATTACCAGTTCATGATCAATGAGATCGTGAGCAATATCAAGAAAGCCTGTAAGAAAGCCAAAGTGCCCATGCCCAATATCTATACAGAGTTTGGCAGCTACACGGTGGGAGAAAGCATGGCGCATATTTACAGTGTACTGGGACAAAAAATCCAGAACGACCGCGAGTGCTGGTACATGATCGATTCTTCCTTCATTACCACATTACCCGATACATGGGGTATTGGAGAGAAATTCCTGATGCTGCCCGTTAACAAATGGGATAATGAATACCAGCGTGTGGTATTGGGAGGTATTACCTGCGACAGTCATGATTATTACGATTCCGAAGAGCATATCAATGAAGTGTTCCTTCCTAAACTCACTTCACCCGAACCATCAGACGAGCAGGCCAATAAAGAACCATTGTATGTAGGGTTCTTCCATACAGGCGCTTACCAGGATCAGATCAGTGGGTATGGCGGAATCAAGCACTGTCTTATTCCTTCGCCCAAACACGTGATCGTGGAATACGATAAGAATGGAAAATTGATCGACTGGCTCTATGCCAAGGAACAGAGTGCCCAGAGTATGTTGAAAATACTGGGTTACCTGAGATAATCTTAACTTTGTATGCATGATCCCGGATTATCCTCATAAGGTTTTCGGCGATAAGCGATTCTGCTACTGCCTTCTCATGGAAGCACTGGCAATGGATGGGCTGCACCGGCTATAGGACCGACTCCTGGCCGGTGGCCAAGGGTCATGTACCCATTTCCCATTCCAATACTTTTATCCATGTCAACAGTTACAGAACGCGCAACCGTGCGTAACGGGCAAGCGGATTTTCTGCCATTGCAGGGAACCGATTATGTAGAATTTTATGTGGGCAATGCCAAACAGGCAGCCCATTTTTATAAGACCGCTTTCGGGTTTCAAAGCCTTGCCTATGCAGGCCCCGAAACGGGTGTGAAAGACCGCGCCAGTTATGCTGTGCGGCAGAACAAACTCACTTTTGTTTTTACAACACCTCTCCGGACCAACAACCCCATGGCCGATCATGTATATAAACATGGCGATGGGGTGAAAGCGCTGGCGCTGCGCGTAGAAAATGCTACCGACGCGTGGGAACAGACCACGCAGCGTGGCGGCAGGTCATTTCTCGAACCTGTTAAGCTTACGGATGCTTATGGGGAGCTGGTGATGAGCGGCATCCACACTTATGGAGATACCATTCATCTTTTCATCGAAAGAAAAAATTACCAGGGCGTTTTTATGCCGGGCTACCGACAGTGGGAAAGCCACTATAATCCTGCGGAAACAGGATTGCAGTATGTTGATCATTGTGTAGGCAATGTAGGTTGGAATCAGATGAACCCCTGGGTGAAATTTTATGAAGAGGTGATGGGCTTCAGCAATATTCTTTCGTTCGACGATAAAGATATTTCAACAGAATATTCTGCGCTCATGAGCAAAGTGATGAGTAATGGTAACGGTTTTGTGAAGTTCCCCATCAACGAACCGGCAGAAGGCAAAAAGAAATCGCAGGTAGAAGAATACCTCGATTTTTATAATGGAGAAGGATGCCAGCACGTAGCCCTGGCTACAAACGATATTGTGAAAACGGTCACCGACTTGCAGAACCGGGGTGTGGAATTCCTGCATGTGCCCACGAGTTATTATGATGATCTGCTGGAAAGGGTAGGGCATATCGATGAAGACCTGGCGCCGCTCAAAGAACTGGGCATACTTGTTGATCGGGATAATGAAGGATATCTCTTGCAGATATTCACCAAACCGGTGGAAGACAGGCCTACGCTTTTCTTTGAGATCATCCAGCGCAAGGGTGCGAAGAGCTTTGGCAAGGGTAATTTTAAAGCCCTTTTCGAAGCTATTGAAAGAGAACAGGGTATGCGGGGTAACTTATAATTTATTTGTTCTATCTGAACACACAATTTTAGGCAACCAGGACGCGTTTTATGAGGGAGGTGCATTTTTAACTAAAAATGCACCTGCTCAATTTGCATCATTTCTTATTTTCGACCTTATGAAAATGAAAGTCCTGGTTCTTGCTTTGTGCGGCAGTATGATGGTGTTAGGTCTCTCAGCCCAGTCTTCGTTCATGGAAAATCAACGTGGTTATCCCCGTGTGATAAACGCCATCAGGGAAAAAGAAGATACACTGAAAAAACAATTCCAGGCAGCCCATCTTACCTGGCCTGCGAGACAGATTTACATGCGCAGTTTTAAGTATGATAGTCAGCTCGAAGTGTGGGTGCGTAACAATTCACACGAACCTTTCAAATTATTCAAGACGTATAAGATCTGCGCTTTGTCGGGCTCTTTGGGACCGAAGCGGATAGAAGGCGATTACCAGGTGCCTGAAGGGTTTTATTATATCAACCAGTTCAATCCCAAGAGTGTTTACCACATGTCGCTGGGACTGAATTACCCAAATATGTCAGACCAGTTGTTGAGTGATTCCGCCAGACCGGGCAGTGGCATTTATATACATGGCAGTTGTATTACGGTAGGTTGTATTCCTGTTCAGAACAGCCAGATAGAAGAGTTGTATCTGCTGGCATCTTATGCGCGTAACCTGGGACAGGATTTCATTCCGGTACATATTTTTCCCGTTCGTTTCAACGTGGAAAAGAGCAGGGAATATTTGCAAAAGATATCCAAAGAAGATAAAGAATACCAGTCTTTTACTACGCACCTGAAAGATGTGTTCGATTATTTCGAAACGCATAAAAAAATACCGCTCATTTCTGTGAACAGGAAGGGTGAATATGAAATGCTTTGATGCGCTCCCTTATTGTGGTTCGCGGTAAAGTACCTGTACGGTTTCTTTTGATTGTTGCTGCAATAGTATTTCTTTTCCATTGGTAAGCGCTTCAAACTTTTCCCGCGTATAATGCCTGATGGTAAGCAGCGTGAGGTTTTTCTCCAGTTGCACATCGAATTCATTGCTGGCTTTGCTGGCGAGTTGTTCAAGCCGTTCGGCTCGGTTGTCGAAACACAATTGCACGCCAATAGCTCCTGTTTGAACCAGGTTGGGTTTGATGCGCGACTGGTTGATCCATGCATAGAGATGGCTCATGGGCTGTTCACCTACAAAAGAGAAATCCTGGCTGTTAAGTTGCATCAATACCTGTTGTTGTTTTACCACAATGATAGGAGGCAGTGCTTTGGCATTTTTTTTATGGATGGTAGTGCCGGGCAATGAGGGATCGAGGAAGCATTTGACCAGCAAAGGAATATCTTTGTTTTGTAGGGGTTTGATTGTCTTTGGATGGATCACTTGCGCGCCATAGTAAGCCATTTCGATCACTTCCCGGAAACTCAGTTCGTGTATCAGCTGAGCATCGGGAAACTGTTTGGGATCGGCATTCATCACGCCTTCCACATCTTTCCAGATCGTAACACTTTCTGCTTCGAGGATGTTGGCAAAAACGGCAGCTGTATAATCACTTCCTTCCCTTCCCAGCGTAGTGCTTTCGTTGTCGGCCGTAGCGCCGATGAAACCCTGGGTGATAAAGATGTTAGTTGTTAGTTGTGGGTTGTTAGATGTCAGGTGAGAGAGGATTCGTTCGGAGCTTACCGGCCAATCGATGGTTGCATCGCGGAAATTATCGTCGGTCCTGAGCAGGTCGCGTACATCGAGCCACTCATTGGCAATGCCTTCCTGGTTGAGGAAATAGCTGATGATGCAGGTGCTCAATAGTTCACCTACACAAACCACCTGGTCGTAATAATAATCGAAATCCCTGATCGGCTTATCATGCAGCAGCCATTCTATTTCTGTGAAGAAATCGTTCAGTCGCGCCAGGCATGGATTGTAATGCGTAACCAGCAGGTATTTGGCGGTAGTGAGGTGTTGGTTCTTCACCACACCGAACAATTGCAACGCTTCTTCTTTTTTACCGGCATAAAAAGCTTCCACCACTTTTTCCAACGCATTAGT
Coding sequences within it:
- a CDS encoding sensor histidine kinase KdpD, producing the protein MKRSLATYIGISIICFLLLATVQFILVRNTYELTNDRFYFSERIAMKESYSRSIKNDKLFPGGSEIIDGFLSRHLNSLHALYKSGDPAFETYKQVFADSIFHELRQKESIRRFLNKFKQEKKVTDSLDYALIVESLSVNFDNDSYIPIYDKRKRYPLIDSAMQEEAGVRIGGNLRKVSEQNKVNGFSIRGTQGYAYRINFELHVEPYNRQSAILRQMSMTFSLSLLSILIVITLFFVTFRNWVKQKKLSEMKSDFINNITHELHTPLATIIVANKNLQNGRILERKENIQPLTDVIQRQSERLKILIDEVLDIASTNRIALDEKEYRLNDLLDELLLDYRLKLMDTNIELVFHKETDKDLVRFDKFHFTTMLLNIFDNAVKYNSNEIKKLAVTTRADRHGDLQVLIQDNGVGISSEDIKHVFEKFYRAPDQYKMQSKGLGLGLYYVKKIIDAHGWSIRVDSKPSKGSQFIITIPHSNK
- a CDS encoding response regulator transcription factor, producing MKPRILLVEDETDLGNVVKQYLEVMDFHVDWCKNGSEAYSLFRTATDNHDLLLIDVGLPGMDGFELAELVTHTRKDVPFLFLTARNEKSDRLHGLKIGADDYIVKPFDIEEMVLRIRNILKRKYPGNTTPPHAVIAIGNTRFHKDQMKLIVGNEKEIILTERESELLDYLFKNADRIIKREEILTQLWGENDYFLGRSLDVFISRLRKYLGSSDLVSITNIYGVGFVFNTMPPKG
- a CDS encoding ABC-F family ATP-binding cassette domain-containing protein produces the protein MLIGFQNLTFEFGARIIVEDATWHIQPGDRIGLIGYNGTGKSTLLKLLVGEYTPSKGNVEKGKDTTIGYLHQDLLSFDTNDSITEVALGAFERVRQLEKEIETLGHELEKDPENETLLLKYTDSLHEMDVLDGYNIHHKAEEVLHGLGFGNEDLVRPYKEFSGGWRMRVLLAKMILQQPDVLLLDEPTNHLDLPSIEWLEKYLLHYQGSVVIVSHDKIFLNRMVNKIVELYQRQLHIYSGDYDFYEQEKTIRIEMQQKAFENQQDYIRQQERFIERFKAKASKAAQAQSVQKRLDKLEKIEDVQLERPDLRINFQLEKVPGKILVTLKDVSKSFGKLNIVSHTGAEIDRGDKIALIGANGKGKSTVLRMIAGTEPFTGERVWGHNVEESFYAQHQLEALTLGNNILEELQQCGSQKTDMELRSLLGAFLFGGDDVEKKIKVLSGGEKARVALAKTIVSKANFLILDEPTNHLDMHSVELLAEALNKYEGSYILVSHDRYFISKTANKIWEIVDHEIKEFKGGYDEWVAWNERMAKKKQEQEPPKAVEQPVVIAQTPAKPSPDREQQKELQKQQRKLSNLESALNKAKEDKQKLEEALGNPANYTDHQKFLALETEYKKTTAHFESLNKEYEALFEKLLDMEA
- the thrS gene encoding threonine--tRNA ligase, translating into MINISFPDGAVREYEAGVSALDIAKSISEGLARKVLAASVNGQVWDATRPIYQDASLKLLTWDDADGKNTFWHSSAHLLAEAVEALYPGVKFWVGPALDKGFYYDMDLGGRQMGEEDLAKLEQKMNELAKKGSQYIRKEISKKDAIQYFTEKGDEYKLDLLQGLEDGNITFYTQGDFTDLCRGPHIPNTGFIKAIKLTNVSGAYWKGDEKNKMLTRVYGISFPNQKELDEYLQMLEEAKKRDHRKLGKELSIYTMNDDIGQGLILWMPNGTVIIEELEKLAKETESEAGYKRVVTPHIAKENLYLTSGHLPYYADSMYPPMELEGERYYLKAMNCPHHHKIFDAEPKSYRDLPYRIAEYGTCYRYEQSGELFGLMRVRCLHMNDAHIYCSKEQFKQEFQAVNDMYLKYFKIFGIEKYVMRLSLHDPAKLGEKYVNEPELWKETEEMVRKVLIETGVPYVEVKGEGAFYGPKIDVQIWSAIGREFTLATNQVDFAQPRRFKLSFTNTNNEPEIPLVIHRAPLGTHERFIGFLLEHYAGKFPVWLAPLQVKLLPISDKFMDYAVSVKNQLGKAGVRVEIDDRNEKIGKKIRDTELMKVPYMLVVGEKEANEQKLSVRRQGKGDMGVFDVQAFIDLVSIEIRERKSGE
- the infC gene encoding translation initiation factor IF-3, translating into MALPPRGGGRFNPRFNRQPEPEHRINERIRVPQVRLVGDNVTVGVYSTQEALKIAKDQELDLVEISPTADPPVCKVIDYKKFLYEKKKKEKEMKANSKQSEVKEIRFTPGTDDHDFDFKAKHAEKFLKEGNKVKAYVQFKGRAIMFQDRGQLLLLKFAERLAEAGALESMPKLEGKRMFAIFTPKTGKKK
- the rpmI gene encoding 50S ribosomal protein L35, producing MPKVKTNSSAKKRFKVTGSGEITFQKAFKRHILTKKSKKRKRALRKKGVVGDTNKDFVLRLLRLKG
- the rplT gene encoding 50S ribosomal protein L20: MPRSVNAVASRARRKRVLKQAKGFYGKRKNVYTVAKNIVEKGMTYSYVGRKLKKREYRQLWIARINAAVRAEGLTYSQFINKLSTKGIELNRKVLADLAMNEPASFKTLVDSVK